From the genome of Acropora palmata chromosome 8, jaAcrPala1.3, whole genome shotgun sequence:
TATGGCTAATGACAATATTTGATAAAACTGTCATCAAGCGGTCTCCATCTGCTATTAAATTGAAGTGGGTCGCATCTTCGATAAAGTGGGTTACCTTCGTCTACTCACCCGTTCTTCAGGAGGATAGACAAAAATAAAGGCAATAAATTTATCCCGACTCTAACAGCATTCCGTGTACTGGTGACAGCGAGAAcattgcaacaaaaacaagagatTTTAAGAGACTTGCTGTTCTCGAGAGCTCCAGGAAATGAGCAGGTAGTTAGAATCTAGATTACCAGTCATCAATCCAGTCCAAACTATATTCCAAATCGGAATCTTATGGAAATCATGGCCACAACAACAAACAGAGTCCCCATCTCTGTGCTTAGTTAGTTACATCAGTCTCTCATCTTATTGTTCTCCCAATGTAGATCACGTGATTCTCtcaatacatttttttttaatccccCAAAAAAGATTATTCCTTAAAGcggaaaataataataatggttttATACACAATTCCAAAATACaattgataaaattaattgcacgaaatttcataaaattatATCTAATACAAGAGCAAttcaaagtttggttttaaaaaagtataaaaatgTAGTCTGTATCGCGAAACCAACAAAACAAGCTAAAGGGATGATCTGCTGTCATCACAGTCCAGATTACGATcgcaatttttcatttatagTGCTCTCTATCGCCACCAAAACTGTAAATAACGTAATTGACCAGTTAACCAATAAGGCGTGTTTCAGCCACACGAAAAGCAATgttggaaaggaaaaaatgtgcaCGTAATTATTTGATTCAAAATTGCAGACTAGGAGAGTTTAAGATTCCAATCATCACAAAGCCTGTTCACAACGTTTGTTTGATAAGTTTTCTCGATGTCTTGTCTTCTTAGGTAATCCATACTGCAAACCGCCCAATTTTTCTTCACCTTTGTCGACAAAGATCACAGAGCCAACCAAGATAAAGAAATTGGATGATTTTATGATTACCACAAGAGTAGCGATTCACTGCAGAAACTCTTCACAAGTTCAAATAGTGTATAACATTCAGATATATGTCATTGAAGAAAATACAGCGGCCTTCAAGCGTGTGAAGTGGACAATCGGAACCAGTGCAGGAGGAGATTTAGTGTATATCATCAAAGCTACAAGACTCGATTATGGTCTTTATTACTACAAACTCACAGGAAtcattgaaattgaaattggcACCTCTGCGAACAGTTTTGGTTACATCGAGATTACGTCATCTACTTTAATAGTGAATATCACCGGTGACAGAATAGCATCTCAGGGATTTAACAAGACACTCACTCTGAATGGCTCACTCTCCCATGACCCAGATATCGGGGAAGGAGACCATCAAGGACTGAATTTTACATGGCTATGCAGGAGAGACGAGGAAAATTTCCCAAATGATACCAACGTTCCGGTTGTACTTTCTcttcccagattttcaaagagGGGTGATCGGGGAGGTTGCTATGGAAGCGGTGTTGGAAGGTTGTTAACCAGACCAGGGTTTCCATACATTCTGGACCTCGATTTGGATAAAATGAAGGGGAATCAGAATTATGTTATCAAGCTTGTGTTGTCAAAGGGAAAGCAAACTGCCTCTGCTATTCATCGACTGCgaatcaaaaaagaaatcaacgTAGAAATAAGGTAAGCGACTCTGATTTTGCTCATGTAAGTAATATCAAATAGTCAAAGAACTAAACGTGCAATTGAACAAGTAAAGCATAGCGAAGTATCAATTAGTTACTGCGTTAACAGTCCTAAGGACTGTTTGGAACAGACAGGGTGTGCTTGCAAAAAGCATTTGAACGTAATCTTATTTTGGTAACATAATAGAAACATGTTCGACTTTAGTTATCCAAAAATTTAGAATAGATTGAAAATGTTGAGGCGTTACTTGTTGAATCCTCCTcaattctttctttgaatAGTTGAAAGtgttgcaaaataataataataataataataataataataataatacggagaaggagaaggagaaaacTCTCAAGTACGCCCCATTACGTCTGGAGCTGAAACAGCAATACCCAGGGTACAGGATCAACCAAGTGAACATTATAATCGATGTTCTGGGGGGCTACTCCAAGGAACTGTACAGCAGTGTTAGGGATTTGCTAGGAGCGGAACGAAGCAGAGAATGCCTGAGAAGGATGCAGAAGTCGGTGCTGAGTAGTAGCTTGAATATTGTGAGatctttcaaggttttgagCTAAACAATAGACTCGCAATACTAGGAACTTttagttatttgtttatttgtctattttatgactcttttttttttaactatttagagaattttaagtagattcatgtataatattttaaatagtatatcttttgtaaatttatacacgGAGCTAGCTACGGTTATCCGCCTAGCTGTTGttgtggtgttttctttttttttttttttttaatctggcATCCAGATGTGTAcaactgccataataataatagcaataacaaAGATTTTCGGTTCTTAAGAAAATCTCTTTTTTAGCTGTATTCTTAACTGTCGACGCCAAGTGATTCCCTCATCCCGTTTGATACTGGAAAGTCGCTGTACGGGTTTGTTGTGCAGCAGAGCCACCAAATACACATGGACCATGCAAATTctcaacaaaggaaatcagAAGTGGCAGAAGATACAGAATCTAAAGGAATTTTTACTGACGGACAGGAATTCACCCAACTTTGTCACAAGTGCAGGGAAACTTTTAGGAAATGCGTCGTACGTCGTTACTTTGAAAGGAGAAACTCCCAATGGGCGCAGTTCTGTTGTGGGGTATAAGTTTGATACAAATTCTTTACCGTTCGGAGGTACGTGTGATGTCGACAAGCGCCAAGGAGAGGCGTTAAAAACTCTCTTTACATTCAAATGCAGTGGCTGGTATGACGAGGACAAACCACTGAACTATACATTTCTCCATAACAGTAGCGATGGTACTGAGATAACATTGCAATCAGGTTATGCAAGTAAAGCCTCCGCGACGCTTCCTGTTGGagatgaaaaacaacattatACAGTCCAAGTGCTAGTTATTATAACTGATTTTCTTGGATCTGCCGTGTGGACGGTGATCAGTGTAAAAGTAAGTACATATCTGCGTTACTTAGGGATGTTGCTTGTGTCGAACAGTCTAGTGTTTCGTTCTCCAACCACATACCATGTTTGGAGATGAGGGGGTATCTAAAGGTTTGAGCTCATCACATTCCTGATATTACGAAACAAATTGACTGccagattttttttctatccAAGTATCGCTTTGCACTTCAAATCCTTGATGCAAATGTCTAAGCGAAATTTAGGTACCAAAAACATGTTGACTCGTTAATGTCAAATTTTGTTTGCCAACGATGAACCGTTAATTTAGTTTAAGTCAATCATTTGACTTTGGGTGCAGAATTTTTATCATCTTCTGTGACTAACTCTGTCTTCGGCGCAGGTTACAAATCCAATGGTGAGTGTACAGAGTCTGCAACGGGACTTGTCCATTCAGGGTCCAATGAGGACTtacctaaaagaaaacaagattgGTTTAGCTGCTCAAAGAGCTACTGCGATACTGTCTGTGGTGAATCACGCAGAACAAAAGGAAATCAGcttgaaagagaaaataaaggtATTCATCTCTCCAACATAACTCAGCACTGCATTTGTGCATGTTTCACAGGAAATTTTTACTCTCTGCGCACCTTTTCCAGACACGGGTATAAATATGACTGGGCCACATTAACCGGGCGGCACACGTTTTATATTCATTTGCCTTAGACTTTCTACTGATAAGATATAAGACTAGAAGGTTAAATTTATGAAGACTAGTGGAGGACCTCAGTCGAAACATTaacttttcttctttaattCTTTGTCTTCCTTTAACAAACCGCTGGCTCTCTGCTTTTTTTGCAAATCAATCTATGTGTTTGTCTCAAAACACACATTGGAAGGacttttaattaatatttttttgtcatcgtTCTTAGATCAAAGATTTCATTGTCGACGCCTGGTCAGCTGTCAACGTCTCCAATCTAGAGGAGGTATCACAGGTATCAGCAGTTGTTGCCAGCGTAGCGGATAAAAGAAACGAACTTTCCATCATCTCACAGGTAAAACTGACGTGGATCAACAAGCACACAACAAGGAAAACCTTTCAAACCATGATTATCGTTGATCACTGAACAATTCCATCAGCTGTAACAATTGCCTTAACCATAAAGCGTAGCGAAGGCTTGAGCTCACACATGCATACACAAGCATGTCTTTAATTGTAAAAATAAAGACAAGCAAGATTATTTTAAGAATGAGCTCCTTGCGTGCCGCCTGTGTTGGATTCTCCATGTTGAGGAGAACTTACAATGAGTATCACGCCAAACATTTGCGTGCTGGTGTGTAATTTTATGTCCTAGCTTTTATTACTTATATCTGGTATGATAATGACGTTTAAATGCACCTATGTTTCCTCGTGTAAAGGAATGTATAAGAAACTACAGGCGTCTTCATGCAGTTAAGTTTACTTGCTCTAAAGTTCTCCAAGCTACTTTGGCCCAATCAACACCTCTGTGATCAAAGTTACTGCATTGACTCGAGTTATTCCACAGGTTTTCAGTCaatgaaacagaaaatttcAGTTGAAACAACGAGCAACTGAAATATAGAAATTCCAAACTGCTGATTGCAGAGTTGACCCAATGAGGAACAAGGAAACTATGATGTTTCACAATCGCGACCGTCACAACATTCCTCGGGAAATTCAATTCAGAAATGCACAGATTTGGGACCTTTGCGGTTCTCTATCTACTCCCAATCTactcctttttgtttcttttcctcccagtgaaagttaaaaaaaaaaaaaaacaaattgggAGGGCAGAAGAGTGCAATGACTGAATTTCAATTAGCTTTCCCGGAAGTGTCATTTCGTTCGACTGGTTGCACACTAGATGCCTTAGCTTGGATTGGAAGAGCTCAGCTATACCAGAGAGAATCACTTTATTTTCTACTGGGAAATAATTAGTTCTTAAAACCTGATctttattttagattttaaaaGCTCTGCGGAACTTCAGATATCAGACCAGAAAgccttttcaaataattaaaagTAGATCCAAAAACTTAAAGTAAGCGGCCAGAAGCTGATCTTTACGAAAAAagttttattacataaacagGAAAAAGCTGTTGCTGTTATGCACTCGGTGTTGGAATTCATGATTCAAACAGTGAAGAGCAAATCACGTCAAGGTGCACGTGACGAAGGGCTTGTTGCACGGGTAGGGACGGCGGTACTGAGTGGTCTGGGAAACTTGCTCGACATCGCTGCACATGAAGCTAGGGCAGAAATAGATGAGGAAACGTTCATTATCATCACTAAAAGCAGAAGGGAGAAGGTAAACTGAGACATATACAAGGTTTACTTATTGGGCATTCGTAATTAAGGACTCcagattttctttcttgttgttgaTTCTTTCCACAGAATTTATGAATGTTGCTTGTTCTTATACTTGCGTCGATAGTGAAACAAGGCCTCAATGACAGTTGACTATTATTGTGTTTTTGACGACATTTAATCGTTTTCACTTCTTGTTTTAGCTGCATCCAAACCATTTGGCGAATAAATGTTGAACAAATAAATCTTCCATTTcgcgataataataataattaaatcgCGAACTTTTAGGGGCTGCATTTTGTAATGGTATTTTTCCCCTTCTCAGAGCATATTATACTCAAAAAAGATCGTTGGACTAGTTAGTCGTGTTGGCGATAGCTTGGCCTATGTCAAAGAACCTTACGAAGAACCGAGCGTGCTCAGGACTAAGTCTCTCTCTATGGCAGCGGATGTCCAGGATGCCCTCAGAGTTACAGAGGTATCTCTAGAAGATCAGGAAGCTAAAGTTACTCTCCCATCTTCCCTAGAACTGATGAAAGGTGATGGTAAAGTGAGCAAGTTTTTGTCAAGACAGGTTTGTCTAAAATCAAATGCTTATTTTGGGCACATGACAACTGACCACAGCTATGAAACAGTGATAGGAAGGACGTTTCAGAAGAAACCGCTAAGCTATCTCGGACTCTTCGTTGCAATCAActtttttcatgaattttaattgttctaagaagttataaattattatttagtaCACTATTCTCTTTTGAGCCGTTTCTGCCAGATACAATTAACGAGATAAATAGAACAGATCTGAGTTTCACTCCCTCTGCAGTTTCGAAAAAGATATTGCGAAAAGAACGAAAACAGAATcagaaaaatacaaagaagccaattaaaattattattatccaacTAAAACGGGCCGGCATTCCCGTGGATGTCATTGTCACCTTTTATTGCACCTGCGTTAGACCGGTACTGGAGTATTGCTCTCCTGTCTTTCCCCATGGACTGCCCAAATACCTGTCTGACGATATCGAGGGAGTGCAGAAGCGGGCTTTGAAAATAATCTCGCCCTCAATGTCATATACTGACAACCTAACCCGCTTTAATCTACAATCTCTGAAGGCCCGTCGTGAGGTCCACTGCCGTAGGCTGTTTAGCACTGTATTATCGGACCAAACTCACAAACTTAGAGCACTCCTACCTTCTGTGAATAATTCTCACTACAACCTTCGAACAAAGAGGCGGTTTCAGCGGTTCGTATCCAAAACAAACCGTTTTAATAACACTTTTTTACCCGCCATGTGTAACAacttttagcatttttaatcaTCGGATACATTTTGATAGTCCTATATATTTGTAATATTATACTTTctattttattgaatattgtAAATTGTTTCTTGTTACATATATAATATGTTGTTACTGAACGCAATTCAGTCCTGCGACTGTCATGTTTTAGTTTGTTaaataaactatctatctatctttcTATCTATCtaaaaacacaataaaaatggaaaaaggtGTTTTTGTTCTAGCTACTACCTATCTGTGCTCCTTACTTGTACGTATACTTGTAAAAAGAATCCTGGTCTCCAACCAATTAAGGAGCGTTTACATGATACCGGGGACACTTTAGTCCCGGGGTGAGTTCACTTCATATGGCTCTGAGTTCGTTTACACCGGAAAAAGGTCACAACGGAGCGTGTCATACCCGCACTGGTTCACCCCGACTTATGTACTGGAAAGGGAATTTCATCCCGGTACGAAATTCCGGCAGTTGTGCCTGCATTTTTACTCAGACACCCTAGGGCAAGAGGATATGTTGTAAAAAAGCTTATCTCCGTTCCCcatgataattatttagaATCTATTTATGTACATATTCCCTATTTTTAGATACTAATTTCCGTGGCCGTGCAGTCCATTTTAGGATACCATTAATGTGCCACTATTTGCCATCTTTATATTTGGCTGACATCTCACCAATCAGATGTCAACCTATAGATAGCCTCGCTGTGCATTGCACTCAGCTGTGACCACCCACctcgaaacaaaaaaaaagtagccCCGCTGTGCGTCACGGGTCAAAAAACGGGGGATAAGCCCTCTTTCATGATATTCTCTTGCCTAAGGTGTCCCAAAGTATAAAAGTGATATGAAGTCAGGTGGTCATCTTGAAAACACGATACAAGTACAAGTACTCATCCCGGTGTGAAACTTGCACCGGCGCCAGTTTTCTCGTATAAACGCTACCTTTGGATTCTTGATGAATGTgtttaatttcattgatttcttttgcttagGAACCTTCATAtttaggacgaggacgagaacgagtacgagatttgactaccagcttttagcgaaaatacttagaacATCCTAGAAATCACCCAGGAACAGCAGTCAACGAAGTAAACAATtaacacattttttatttgcacTTAATATTGTTTCTTTACTCTTTCATCCTCAGCTTGTAACTTTCAAGTTTAATCCTTATTCTTGGGACAAAGGTGCAGGCGATATAACGTCCTCTGTTCTCGACTTTGAACTGAAAGACGACAGCGGCAATAAACTAAATATCTCTAATCTTCAGCAAAACATAGAGCTCTTCATTCCCCCATTAGTCACACCAACAGTAAAGAGACTTCCAACTTACTTCGTCAAACCAAGTGAAAATGGAACAATGCAGTACCACAAGGTAGTGTTCCCAGGACCAGAATATGCCATTTCTATAAAGATTATCCCTTCAGGCAATGAAAGTCTTACTTTGTGCGTGCGATACGCGAAGAAGCCCACCAcgaaaaattgcaattttaGAGCTGTAGTTCCTGATTATAGTTCGTGCAATGGAACCAAGACAAAGTGTAGCTCTGATCCTTTCTCTGTGACACTCTCAGAGGCTTTAACTGGTCACAGCGGACTTCATTATGTTGGAATCCTATATGAAGTGCTTTACAAACGAAAGACAGACAATGCAACAACGCAAGGTCAGACCAAACGCGTGCGCCGTAGCTGCTCTACAGGCGGACGCCAGAAAAGGTCTTGCGTCGGGGTGAAAGATCCCCCCACAACTCCTCCCTCCATAGTTTTTATAAAACCTTCTTTCAATGCAAGTACAGATGTTAAATACTCTATGGAAGTAAAAATGGCAACCTGTCAGTACTGGAATGAAACGATTAATACTTGGTCTACACAAGGATGCAAGGTGAAAGAATCGCGTTATGTTGATTCTCTTCCCTGTTCtttcatttgtatttatttttgtgttaGCAAGCGCAAATACTGAGTATAGCTCACAACTTCAAAGTTCGGACATTTTCCTTCATCCTCAATCGTAGAACTGAtttttgttggtttcattaTGGAATTTTGATGATGACACGTACTGTTTACCACTCGTCATTTGGAAGGTCTTTCCTGAATTGTTTCTACGCTGTTAGGTGTTTCTCAAAATCCTGTGCAATGAAATTCCGAAAGTTGCTTTACAGAGCCCCAGACTCCCATGGTGCTTTCCTTGCTTGATTCACGCTCAAACAAAATCGTAATCCAACTATGGTTGAGATAACCTTCACCCCACTAGCAATTGCTTTTGTACATATGATCTGTACTGCATTCTTTTCATACAGCGCATTCTGATGCAATTCCTTTCTCTAGTTAATGCAGGCAAGTTTTGATAACTATGAGAATGACTGGGAGCCACATTAATGTTGCCTACGCCTTGTGAGGAtcaagaaaagtaaaaagcGCTGGttatttaaacaaagaaattcaaattgattttgtgtttttatcttATGGTCAAGGTCGGTCCAAAATCGGAACCAGACGCCCTCCAGTGTCTCTGCAACCATTTATCCTCCTTTGGTGGTAATTTTCTGGTTGCTCCAAATCCCATCGACTTTGATTACGTTTTGAAAGAGTTTGGAAATATCTTTGAGTCTGGAAACGTGGTAGTTTTATCAACAGTATTATGCATATTTGGTTTGTGGATCATTGGGCTTCTTATCATCAGAAGAGCCGACAAAAAAGATGAATATAAAGTAAGGAAGTCGAATTTTATCAATTtaattgttgatttttttattcgCGTTTTTACGGCGGTGTGCACCATTCCGTTCCAATAGCTGTTATCacagttgagcctgcaagcaaagcttcttttgtttacagctgcatgtAGACGAGGGTAATGGGTCAGTACAAACTAAAATGACCAATTAGCTTCGTTTATGTGCCAAAACTCATGATAACTGCAATAACAGCTGTCGGATTTTTTTATCAAGAGCATTATAATTCATGAATGATAACGTTAACCTGTATAACCACTGATTTCGGTATTGCGATTTCGGTATTGATTGCGGTTTTCTACCGCAGTaatcgaaaagaaaaaaagcaaaagcgaaaaaaaagaattaataataataataatagcaacgATAATTATAGTAACAACAGAAAATAACCTTAACCTCTGGAAAACCCAATTTGATGTCTTGATGAGGTGGCTGTTTGGCAGCAAACCATGTCAAGGAAACTAAGTATAAAAATGAACCTGCTTTGTCAAGCCGTTCGAATTTAAAAAGTCATAATTTTAGCGATTCAGAATGATGGAACACAGCTCGCTTTTCAAATTGCGCGTTAACGGGTGTCTATTAAACCAAAGTAGATAATCaattcctttttattttcattcctttAAAGGCAGTGGAAAACCTCCGCCTACCCATGGATGGAGAACATCTTTATGAGGTTTCAGTGTATACTGGGATGTGGAAAGGTTCTGGAACATCTGCTAATGTCGCCATGATTGTCTATGGAGAGGAAACACGCAGTGACCCATTATATTTACTCGACAGATACACCGACAAAAAGCTATTTGCACGAGCTAGTGTAAAcaactttattatttcactACAAGACAATCTGCTACGACCGATTATGATTAAGATTTGGCACGACAATACGGGTGACAGCCCTTCTTGGTACATCAACCAAGTCGTCATCAAGGACTTAGAGAGCGAAGAAAAGTGGTATTTTATCTGTAATCGATGGCTTGCTGTCGATAAGGAGAATGGCGAGGTAGAGATCGACGTACCACTGGCTAGTAAATATGAcctttcaagtttcaagtaCAAGTTCTCTACCCGTGTTGCGAAAAGCTTGGGTGATGGCCACATATGGCTTTCGGTGATGACCAGACCACCACAGAGTCCGTTTACGCGTGCGCAGAGGCTGTCATGTTGTGTTTGCGTGCTGCTGTGTGCAATGCTCACGGGGTCAATGTTTTATCAGTTTGGTGAAAAGGATGAAGACACGATCAACTTCGGACCCTTACGATTTAGCTTAAGGCAGCTTATTATAGGCGTTGAAAGTGCTGTGATAGTTGTTCCCCTCAATGTACTAATTGTAACGATATTTCGAAATGTTAAGGTTCCGAGTAAAAATCAGAAATGTGGACAATATGCAGAATCTAGTGGCAACACTGCAACCTCAatcaaaaagataaaaaaaccCGGCTGCCTTCCCCATTTTTTTGTATACATTGGCTGGGCGATATGTATTCTCGCCTCTCTTGTGGCTGGCACATTCGTTGTGTTCTACAGCATTCAATGGGGGAAAGAAGTAGCTAACCAGTGGCTGACATCCGCTCTTGTTTCGTTTGTACAAGACGTGGCAATAATGCAGCCCATAAAAGTTGTTGCCATTGCAATTCTACTTTCTCTCATTCTCAAGAAGCCACCTGAAGAAAAGACCGCTCAATCAGCTTTTGATTCAACCATGAATCCGCAGAGGAACGAAAAAGTTGTTGCCCCGAAAGGAGATGAGCTCACAGAAGCACGAATCACTAGAACGAGTATTGTGGAGACCATCAATGCCATTGCAGAGATTGCATTGTTTCTGTTGTTTGCCATTTGTGTATTTGTAGTGGTCTATGGAAACAGAGGATACAGTCGACAAAGGCTCACGGCAAGTTTAGAGGATATATTCAAGGAATCATTTGAGGAAGAGGTTAGATTCATCTCACTGGCATATTATATCTGCTAACGTTTAGGATAATTTCCTCTCTCTTCAAGGGTTGCACTGTTGCTTGTTATCTTTTGCTTGATACTCCACTGCACAACATTTAAATGAGATACGTGGGACGATTGGCAGtaacatttcaaaactttgcTATTTCAAAAGTTTGGAGGATGGTTTGGCTTATCTTGCAGAAACACTATTTCCTCGACTTCGACAATTTTATTAATATCATAATTTACCGAATAACGGCGTTTCTTTGGCAAGTCACAGTTTCAGCAAGTGCTTTAGTTTTTCATTcacttcttctttctttatttatcaAGCTCTGTCCTTTGGCCTAGTAGGGTGGTTGGCCTTTACAACTGAACCGTCAAACTGTCTagcgtcaaaatcaataaaatcaCTAAGATTACAATCAAATTGCAAGACCACGGGCTGAGAACGAAAAACACAGGCTCCATTTCTAGCATTTTGAGAGGAGAAATTAGTTGTAATTGTTTGTGAGATAAATGAAAACGACATTTGAGCCTCACTTTCTAGGTTGACTCTA
Proteins encoded in this window:
- the LOC141890382 gene encoding polycystin-1-like protein 2 isoform X3; the encoded protein is MSFTVPLTNQSSPLYRKTEDIVITEVSKMLSAEKDHYFGSALRKFSPIDRNSVVAEILVRTFENSTVDTIDVITRRLQISGGIFVNNYKKFENKGNPYCKPPNFSSPLSTKITEPTKIKKLDDFMITTRVAIHCRNSSQVQIVYNIQIYVIEENTAAFKRVKWTIGTSAGGDLVYIIKATRLDYGLYYYKLTGIIEIEIGTSANSFGYIEITSSTLIVNITGDRIASQGFNKTLTLNGSLSHDPDIGEGDHQGLNFTWLCRRDEENFPNDTNVPVVLSLPRFSKRGDRGGCYGSGVGRLLTRPGFPYILDLDLDKMKGNQNYVIKLVLSKGKQTASAIHRLRIKKEINVEISCILNCRRQVIPSSRLILESRCTGLLCSRATKYTWTMQILNKGNQKWQKIQNLKEFLLTDRNSPNFVTSAGKLLGNASYVVTLKGETPNGRSSVVGYKFDTNSLPFGGTCDVDKRQGEALKTLFTFKCSGWYDEDKPLNYTFLHNSSDGTEITLQSGYASKASATLPVGDEKQHYTVQVLVIITDFLGSAVWTVISVKVTNPMVSVQSLQRDLSIQGPMRTYLKENKIGLAAQRATAILSVVNHAEQKEISLKEKIKIKDFIVDAWSAVNVSNLEEVSQVSAVVASVADKRNELSIISQEKAVAVMHSVLEFMIQTVKSKSRQGARDEGLVARVGTAVLSGLGNLLDIAAHEARAEIDEETFIIITKSRREKSILYSKKIVGLVSRVGDSLAYVKEPYEEPSVLRTKSLSMAADVQDALRVTEVSLEDQEAKVTLPSSLELMKGDGKVSKFLSRQLVTFKFNPYSWDKGAGDITSSVLDFELKDDSGNKLNISNLQQNIELFIPPLVTPTVKRLPTYFVKPSENGTMQYHKVVFPGPEYAISIKIIPSGNESLTLCVRYAKKPTTKNCNFRAVVPDYSSCNGTKTKCSSDPFSVTLSEALTGHSGLHYVGILYEVLYKRKTDNATTQGQTKRVRRSCSTGGRQKRSCVGVKDPPTTPPSIVFIKPSFNASTDVKYSMEVKMATCQYWNETINTWSTQGCKVGPKSEPDALQCLCNHLSSFGGNFLVAPNPIDFDYVLKEFGNIFESGNVVVLSTVLCIFGLWIIGLLIIRRADKKDEYKAVENLRLPMDGEHLYEVSVYTGMWKGSGTSANVAMIVYGEETRSDPLYLLDRYTDKKLFARASVNNFIISLQDNLLRPIMIKIWHDNTGDSPSWYINQVVIKDLESEEKWYFICNRWLAVDKENGEVEIDVPLASKYDLSSFKYKFSTRVAKSLGDGHIWLSVMTRPPQSPFTRAQRLSCCVCVLLCAMLTGSMFYQFGEKDEDTINFGPLRFSLRQLIIGVESAVIVVPLNVLIVTIFRNVKVPSKNQKCGQYAESSGNTATSIKKIKKPGCLPHFFVYIGWAICILASLVAGTFVVFYSIQWGKEVANQWLTSALVSFVQDVAIMQPIKVVAIAILLSLILKKPPEEKTAQSAFDSTMNPQRNEKVVAPKGDELTEARITRTSIVETINAIAEIALFLLFAICVFVVVYGNRGYSRQRLTASLEDIFKESFEEEVDSKDVFWAWINEVFLPGVYETKWYNDRPFSSPEGYISSREAFLVGMPRLKQIRVKEEYPCEVAAAVPEVGRIFRRCIPLYSPEVLDKTRFYFPGWIPVANYSKYNSEYELLRLCPKPWRYNTSTELNTLPYYGSHKFYDGGGYVADLGYNLQTALRVVRNLESNAWIDQRTAVVLVEFTVFEPSTSLFSMAKFLYEVIPTGRPETLARFETLSIYGASNSKLGSVFLAFQITLLLLVAYFLFLEIVKIYRQTCSYFGSFWNWMNLLQLISTITTIVFFFFKENYVSSFVKNVHTNPFRTTSVDYVLFWSELEIVVLSLVIFILTVKFLRIIRFNRNVCQMVASLKLSTPHLVSYSVVFLVNMFAFSLLGWLLFGNDLQSYHSLVASLGTLFQKFLGGELRFNEIQSANRILGPIYIFSFMVSTAFILINMFVAILNDSYGSVKELSGGRFSDADLGDFIKGYYLTRLKRSHEVLKRKLGNFGYRHQVYVRPRKESKFNSKQEGAGSFMSLPSDYPPYVDNWNGDYHSSQLVLLYTDSNENNINLNGEQINSGFAQEEKLVQDSVYTPRVPSTSSHENAKEELVDLLGDLPDATIASSIGINQNVSNAEFMNLLGDLPESMVDDEDTIDNVRKGLANIGAVIRLNKSTLRRFSTTGDKYIVQTNLNMGPSVAVTLRQGRESAQQVITE